One Dioscorea cayenensis subsp. rotundata cultivar TDr96_F1 chromosome 19, TDr96_F1_v2_PseudoChromosome.rev07_lg8_w22 25.fasta, whole genome shotgun sequence genomic window, ttttattactAATGTCATAATTTAATGCGACAAATATTTAagtgaaataatatttttaaaaagattcaTAATTATTCTTTGGAATGTTtagagtagattatacatctattttaaatatatgtatagattatttggaaaagataataatatagaAGGAAATACTTGATGTATACTTGCTTGACACTCTGAGAAAAACCGTAAAAAGagctttcaaaaattaaattgaatagtTTAACATAAATCGAGAGTATCAGAAGAGATTTAGGGATCTATATAGCAAGTAATTATTAATAGGTTTAGATAAAGAGTGTACACTAATCTTCTCCTTAATTCTTGATTATGATaagttgaaaataattaaaaaaattgagtttgaCTCACATGGTccaacacaaattaaaaaaataaacaaaactatgGGTTcaagtatataattaatttcaaagaagACTAAGAGACATTGCATCTTGGAAATGGTCTTATATAACTGATTTGGGATATCGATACATGTATTCAAATAATTCCACTAAAAGAATTATGCCAATTTGACAAACATTAATTGTCTAACTTGAATGTTTACCAAATAATTGCAcatctaataaaatattaaaacaacacAAGAGAATAGGGGTGGACATGGCCAGGGTGACCCATTGGCTGACCCAAGCCCAgcctaaaaaaatatgagatatggGATTAAAAAGTTGGCCCAAAAAGTCGGGTTGGGCTCAAATATGTAGACTCGATTGAATTTCGGGCTGAGCTTGGGTTAGATGAATTTTAGCTCAACCTGAGAcgacccgaataaataaatgatataatatatatatatatatatataataaaaaagatatttttgaaaatactaAGTAACTTTCTGGGCtttgcttttggttttttaatatatgtatgtgtagGGATGTGTGCATTCtttttcatctaattttttttatttaattgtttaataaaatttgaggGGTTGTAATAgtggttttatttaattatttctattatttcatacaaatttatttattttttgggttggaTTAAGTTAGGCTAGATTGGGCCTGGGCTTAATGAAAATCAAATGGGCCAGGTTTGGACCAAAATAATTTGGTCTGAACATGACTTAGCCCAACCTAGCCCAGCCAGAATATATAGGTTGCATTTTTTAGTCTGACCAGCCTAGACCCGACCCAACCTAGCCCATGTCCACCTCCTACGAGAATAACGCTTCAAAAGAATTCAATAGCATAAAAGTAAAAGTTTATTGGTGGGTCAAACCAATTTCCAGAGAATGAAAACTTGGAAGAACTAAAGACAAAGACAAGCACATAACATTATTTAATTTACCTTACCATGTACACATTATCTACATCCTCGTCTGCAACTATAAAATGAGTGCGTGTatgcttatatatattaaataaatgtttgaaaaaaaatatatgatttattcatttatgaatatatatataatatgttttttttatgataattagGTTTTTAAACTAAGAATGCAGTGTTTAATGATAGATGTTATATCATGatttaattgttgttatttgtataaataatatGTGACATTATTGTTAGTTATTGTGGTTTGATACTGTTAGAAGATGTTGGATAATGTTAGGTATTTTTTTGATATAGTGCAAGAGTGAAAAGTGATTGTTAGATAGAAATCTAACAACCAGTGTAAGATGATGATATTggtttataatatttatcatagTCACAAGGGGGACATATATGAGGCTGTTGGTTGAGATCCTGGTTGCACACCACTTTAAGcctatggagaaaaaaatatatatattcacacacactcatgtatatatacaccTCATAATTTCATTGGTTGATACAAAGTCCTTTGTGGgggcaaaatttcagattttttttaaagaaaatattaagagagaaaaaaattaccaaattgCTTTGAGATTAGCAAAGTACAAAATgatttgaattataaaatattttgcacTAACTTATTAAGGTTTAAATGATCTCAGAACTGCCTCCCATGCTGTGAGTTTCTGAGTTTCAGGGGATGTTTGAGTTAGAGGGTTTCCCTAATGCTTGAAGCAATGCAATGGAATGAAGGATGAATATGGTTACGGATGTTGGCATGGAGGATAgttttgttataattatattttttttgcaatatgGTTTGCATTGCCTATTAAAAGTTTAACTAAAgagtatttttacaaaataaaataaaattttggagtTTTGGACAAAAGCAGAATAACATGGGTTTGCACAAAACAATGTTTGACAGTATGAATGATGTGAACTTCAAATAGCAAAACTTATTCCATTATCCCTCAGTTTTCATTAAAGCATCAACTAAAGCTCTGAGATAATAATCAACTAACAAACAAAttttatccaccttttaaaaaaaaaaattaataaactttgGGTgtatcaaaatttataattcacatACCATGTCTCACTCTCATAACTCCCATTACAAGTTCTTGGCACTGCAACACAAATACTCCCAAATTACAAATGAAGAAAATTTCTACATTTCCCACAATCAATCacaaaccatatatatatatatacacacacacacacccaaaCATGGATAAGAAAACTTAAATGCAACCTATGTCCTCTGGTTTATCTATCTGATTTGAGCTcgatttatctaatttttggCCTTTGATAAAACAATGTAAAGGGAAAGACTTCATATAACCGATATCAAATAGTTGGGATATTAATGactcattgttgttgttgttgctgtcaAGAAGATGGTGCAAGAAGACAAGAACAAAACAAGCTACAGTGAAGAATAAGAAATGGAAAATGTCAAACAGGACATATCAAGTTACCAACCTGCCACATAAAAGCCATAAAAGGAGAATCCAAGCTTATTAGATCTATATTTATAGAAAACCATCTAAAATTTATAGAATCAAGATGCAATGAAAAGGTTTTGTTGCATGTGTTATTCCAGTGAATGGGTGTCATAATACTCACATGCATGTTTTGGTGGTGGTAACCGATCAGTGCCACCAATCAGCTTTCTTGGATACAATTCACCACCATCTCCAGCTTGAGTAGGAGCATGAGTGCCAGTATTAACCTCCTCCACCATGACAGATTCAACAGACCCTTTGATTACATCTTGGAGCAAGTCTTTGCAAGGCTGATGATGCATCAGCATATGCAAAACCTAACCGAAGGAGATGAAGAACATAAgaacataaacaacaacaataaattaaaGGAGAACAAGACGAACATAAGAACAAGGAAGAGGCGGCTTCCACATTTGCAAGTAACCCGGCAACTCACAAAAGCATCCATACTTATTATAAATCAAAGCTAGGTATAGCAGATTATGTCAAAAGAATTACCTATTAGCATTAACAATCATCTTCATAGGTAACCCTGACCCACtgacaaacaaaaacattgaatatttCTAAATGATTGACGCATGTGGTAGAGCAAATTAACAAAAGAGCATGCTATTGTTAAAGATAGATGATCAAACAATCAACGGTCAACTCTCATTCAAATCTACAAGTCCAGACACTAAGAATCACCATTGATACATATTAAAAAAGGATAGCATGTCGTGATATTGAAAATTGACTCATTGACTCACCAAATTCACCCAACACATAAGTAAATAGTATCCCATACCTTATGAAGAGTTGACTCCAGAATAGCCAATttcaggctctgcagaaagccACACCATGGAAACTGTATCACATGGCAAAACCTTCCTCACAGATTAGTAGATTTCAAAGAAGAACAAAGTTTGCTGGTAAACTAACCTGATGCCATCAGGCGCATCACAATGCTTGTATGATAAGATatctataataataaattaattttggaaGGCAAGTGTGAAGAGAACATCTTTTGAACAAACAAAAGCATAGAGAAGGCACTTTTGCCCAGAAGAACAAACTATTTGACTCTACATAATGTGAGAAAGGGTGAAGCATGGAGCTGTATATAAATGAGTTCTGTTTCGCTAGCTGAAAGTTTAGACCCCAAAGTTGCAGAGGGGGAGGAACTCCATCTCAGTGTCAACATATTTGGTCCAAAGTTGCTTATATTGGTTCATGGCAACATCAAGCCAAGGCTTCATGTTTCCATTGAAATGGATGACTGCTGCATTATGGATCTCTTCCAAATTCACACTAGGATTGTACCCAAGCCCCATTACATGCCACGACTTGTCCAGTGGTGTTGTTGTCATGTAGAATGTCATCAGTCCTGCGGGTAGCACGGCCTCAGGTTTCCACAATATACCATCCTCATTCTGTCAGAAAATTTACAAATTCAGATGACCAGCACTTGAAAATCTGTTGACACAATCTACGCATGTTGCTTGAGGCAAAGAAATGTAGTAtgctaattataaaaaaaacttaataaaaaagGCAGTATATGGAACCAGTTCATCTACATTCTTTCACCATCAACACAGTAAAAAGGTCAAAGGTAGTTATCAAAGATGGTAAAAACATAGCAAGTGAATCACTAGAAATCAGAAAAACAAAGGTAAACGATGATTCTCTAATGCAGAAATACTTTAAACTCCAGGACTCAAAAGGACTCGAGAGCATGAAGAGTAAAGTACTTGCACATGAAAAGTAAGTCGGATAAGGAATTCTAAAATGACATCAAAATATTCATTTTCTGTAGgcgttttaaacataaatatatgcatgtgtgtgtgtgtaggcGCACTCTAAACCTTTAACAACGTTTTTTTGGCAACAAGGATACATCATAATCCATGTTTTGTATGACATAGTTAAAATATTACTGGTATAAGTAAGAACTGATTATAGGCAAGGATTATCTCAGCAGAATTAACACAATAGGTAGTCTCACCAAAACTTTATGAAATGACCTacttaaaaccataaaaattgtgttttggataaaaatttcAAGCAGTGAAACTAATGCAAGCAGCATACTTGTGGAGTGAAGCTACACTCATTCTAAGAAATGGATGTTCTATATGATTTAAATTCAAGCATCAAACTATGTACAGAATCAATGAGGCGAATTTCCTCACCAGGCTTTGGTACTCTTGGAAGCGATCAGTGCAGTGCTCCCTCCTCCACGCATCGAGATCAAAGACATTGACGCCAAAGCTCCACGCACACACCCTGGGGCTGAAGCGCTCTGCCACCACTGGATGAGAGAAGTTCAGATACCTATCAAACCGCCGGAACCCACCGAAGCACATCTCCACCGCTCCGTTCACCCGGCCTTCCAAATCTACTCTCCAGAGATCGGCCAAATCCCTCTGCACGACCACATCGTCCTCCAAGAGCACAATCCGCCGCAGCTCTGGGTACATTGCCGGCAAGTAGAACCGAAGAGTGAAGAGATCGAGATCCTGGCGCCCCAAGGAGAAATCGGTGAGGGAGCGGATTTCGATGCGGGCGTGGCCCGGGGGAGGACGGAGCTTGAACCAGACGCGCATGGCCGGGAGGTACATCCGGTCAGTGACGACGTGGAATACAAGCCGGCGGGAATCGACAGCATTCTTGGCTGCGGAGGCAACAACGACAGCAACAGCAATGACGTTGTTGGAGAAGATAGCAAGGTGGTAGGCATCGGGATCGAAGAAAGCCGAGAGATTGGGGATGGGAGCAAGGGTTTTAGGGGCGAGAGGATGGGAAAGAAGGCGGAGAGCGAGACAATGGAGGGACTTGGGGGTGGAAGCAGCAGCGATGGAGCCAGAGAGTGTGCGGAGGCGATGGGCGCGGATGAGCTGATCGCGGGCGGAGAGAACGGTGTCTTGGAGCTTGTGGATCTTAAGCTGGGTGTCGAACGATTCCTTGGATTCCGAGACGAGCTGGCGGGCGATCTTAATGCGATCCTTGGCCTCCTTCTCCAACGGCCGCAGCGCGTCCTCATCGGGGATGGAGTCGGGATCCAAGCGGGGGAGAAGAGCGGAGAGGGAGAGCTGGAGATCGGTGAATTGGCGGAGGAGTCGGGAGTGGTCAAGTTTGAGGCGGAGGGAATGAGAGGCGTAGGCGGAGGCAAGGGCGTGGTGACCTGAGGCATGGCGGCGGAGAAGGTCGACGCGGGAGAGGAGGGGATCGGAGGGGAGAGAGAGGAATGAGCGGCGGTGGTGGCGGTGATCGGCAGGCGGCGACGAGGAGTGatcggaggaggaggaggaggaggagaggaaggagacgatggagaagagagagaggaggGTGAAGAACGCGGAGAGCAACACGCGCCGTGAGATCGGGATCGGACGGACAGGAGGGCGCGATCCCGCCATTGGGATCTGGACTTCGGCGATGCCGACGAGGGGGCAGTGAGAGCGGAGAGAGTGAGAGTGTGTGATAATGGGTTTGGTTTCTTataaattgattgaagatctactGTTAACCGTTGGATTGATTTCTTGATTGAACCCACACCGTTGGATACGGTGTCGGTGAGGATGGCGTTAACGCGGGAATGCTTTTTTTTCCTTAactacttaattaattaaaacaattcatTAACAATTCATTAAGAACATAATTAAGAGAAATAATTCTTCATTTAAATAGTTTAAGGATTATACAAGgccaaaatgataaatagaagCAAAAATACCCAACAATGTCATACAAACATGAATAGAGCTGGGCTAAAAGAGGGACAAGAACATGCTTTTGATATTGATGAGAACTTAAAAGATGATCAGCTTGTTGTGTGAGCTGTTTGTTCAGTACTACTGCAATCTGTAATTCTTATTCGTCGGATGTTCGATTGCCGGAACTGCCGATCACCCAGTACTGTTTAACAGCGACGAGTATCTTCTCCGGAACAAGCGGGCCGTCTTCGTGATCCACCATCTTAATGTTCCATCTCATGCCGCTCACTATTCTTTTAACCTTCATCAACACATCAACTTCGTCGCGGAAGAATACAGCGCCTTCTGGTCTCAGAATTCGATCCATCTCTAGCAGAATGTCTTCCATTTTGCACCTGTGGATATGAACAGATTAGAAACTGACATTCCGGTGCCATACAATCATAAACTGGAGATGAATAACTTACTTATCCTTGTACAAACTGAAAACACCATTAGCGTGGATAAGATCGTAAGTCCTTGGGTAAGTAGAGAACCCTTCACACCTGCCACAAAACAGAGAACACATGATCGCCGGTCGGCATTTTATCGATCTTGAACATAAGGAAAATCAGCCACCTTAAAGCAGAAGAGAGCATACCAATCATGATATATGCCAATGAGTCCTCTTTCATACACTGCACCCAACATGGATTTCTCGGCTATGGTAGGGACAACATTCATCACCCATAATTTAGGTGATTCAATTGCTGCAGCAAAACTACCAAGACCAGCATTCATATCCATTATATTGCGGTATCTTCCAGTATCAAGATACTTATTGATTTTCTTATAAGCTTTAACATGT contains:
- the LOC120249914 gene encoding probable galacturonosyltransferase 9 produces the protein MAGSRPPVRPIPISRRVLLSAFFTLLSLFSIVSFLSSSSSSSDHSSSPPADHRHHRRSFLSLPSDPLLSRVDLLRRHASGHHALASAYASHSLRLKLDHSRLLRQFTDLQLSLSALLPRLDPDSIPDEDALRPLEKEAKDRIKIARQLVSESKESFDTQLKIHKLQDTVLSARDQLIRAHRLRTLSGSIAAASTPKSLHCLALRLLSHPLAPKTLAPIPNLSAFFDPDAYHLAIFSNNVIAVAVVVASAAKNAVDSRRLVFHVVTDRMYLPAMRVWFKLRPPPGHARIEIRSLTDFSLGRQDLDLFTLRFYLPAMYPELRRIVLLEDDVVVQRDLADLWRVDLEGRVNGAVEMCFGGFRRFDRYLNFSHPVVAERFSPRVCAWSFGVNVFDLDAWRREHCTDRFQEYQSLNEDGILWKPEAVLPAGLMTFYMTTTPLDKSWHVMGLGYNPSVNLEEIHNAAVIHFNGNMKPWLDVAMNQYKQLWTKYVDTEMEFLPLCNFGV